In the bacterium genome, one interval contains:
- a CDS encoding DUF1028 domain-containing protein — protein MKRVLLLYSFLILFSYVCFAEIPVHTYSIVARDPETGEMGVAVQSHYFTVGPVVPWAEAGVGVVATQSLVDVSYGPLGLQLMREGKTAEEALQALLSIDKGKDGRQVAMIDAKGNVAAHTGPKSIAAAGHQSGTNFSVQANLMASEKVWPAMAKAYQSTKGELAERLIAALDAAQEAGGDIRGQQSAAIVVVSGKKTGNFFTDQLVDLRVDDHPKPLQELRRLWNIQKAYRHLGNSDEFIEKKDFNSAKKEYDAAIALYPDNEELPFWYALGIYRAGNQKEALEIFGEVFAKDRVWYELIDRLPASDLLPAADVPKIKAVGPSK, from the coding sequence ATGAAACGGGTGCTTCTACTTTATTCGTTCCTCATCCTGTTTAGTTATGTTTGTTTTGCAGAAATCCCGGTTCACACCTATTCCATCGTGGCGAGGGACCCGGAAACGGGAGAAATGGGTGTTGCAGTCCAATCTCATTACTTTACCGTTGGTCCTGTAGTACCGTGGGCAGAGGCAGGCGTCGGGGTTGTGGCAACGCAATCTTTAGTAGACGTATCTTACGGCCCTTTGGGGCTTCAGCTAATGCGAGAAGGAAAAACAGCGGAGGAAGCCTTGCAAGCTTTACTTTCGATCGATAAAGGCAAGGATGGACGTCAGGTTGCGATGATTGACGCCAAAGGGAACGTTGCAGCTCATACGGGACCGAAATCGATTGCTGCTGCCGGCCATCAGTCCGGAACAAATTTTTCCGTACAGGCGAATTTGATGGCAAGCGAAAAGGTGTGGCCTGCCATGGCCAAAGCTTATCAGAGCACAAAAGGAGAGCTTGCCGAACGATTGATTGCAGCTCTCGATGCTGCTCAGGAAGCCGGCGGCGATATTCGCGGCCAGCAATCCGCGGCGATCGTTGTCGTCAGCGGGAAGAAGACCGGCAATTTCTTTACAGATCAACTTGTCGATCTTCGAGTGGACGACCATCCCAAACCACTGCAAGAACTCCGGCGGTTATGGAATATTCAGAAAGCCTACCGCCATCTTGGTAACTCAGATGAATTCATCGAAAAGAAAGACTTCAATTCCGCGAAGAAAGAGTACGACGCAGCGATCGCTCTTTATCCGGATAATGAAGAACTTCCCTTCTGGTATGCACTTGGAATTTACAGGGCCGGCAATCAAAAAGAGGCTCTGGAAATATTCGGAGAAGTTTTCGCCAAAGATCGTGTCTGGTATGAATTGATTGATCGCCTTCCGGCGTCCGATCTGCTTCCGGCAGCCGACGTTCCGAAAATCAAAGCGGTGGGTCCATCAAAATAG
- a CDS encoding sigma 54-interacting transcriptional regulator → MLILIADCFGKIIEFPLTENLTEIKAGSLPENQLYLPYKGVSRHHFTLVRKENQWLLKDSGSTNGTRLNGLSVVESEIKAGDLVQAGIVELRVSKSDQNELVQLLESKASPKETVRTDKIASIEEAQNQNIFASSRLIVPEGMILGKSPQMAQIFQKIHSILDSDISVLLIGETGTGKELFAKMIQLSGNRSRGPFVAVNCAAIPADLMEAELFGIGERVATAVSQRTGKIPLADKGTLFLDELSAFPIELQAKILRAIEEKAVTPVGKHVPAKVDFRLICATNEDPQELIRSGKLREDLYHRVASLEIMIPPLRERKEDLGLMIIGLLQQICKREKKQIAGISKKLLSILTSYSYPGNVRELINLLNAMVAMAHPGEMLDLHLAPGKLAQEPSQYDVVQPDVLSHSEDSIDLQDKLDETSKLWILRALNRHGGNLSATAKSLRISRFGLRKMMKRLNIHSKK, encoded by the coding sequence ATGTTGATTTTGATTGCGGATTGCTTCGGAAAAATCATCGAATTTCCTCTCACGGAAAACCTGACTGAAATCAAGGCCGGCTCCTTACCGGAAAACCAGCTTTATTTACCATATAAAGGAGTTTCGCGGCATCATTTCACACTGGTTCGAAAAGAGAATCAGTGGCTCCTCAAGGATTCCGGCAGTACCAACGGAACACGACTGAATGGTTTGAGTGTCGTGGAATCAGAAATCAAGGCCGGTGATCTGGTTCAGGCGGGAATTGTCGAATTGCGAGTTTCGAAGTCGGATCAGAACGAACTGGTACAGCTCCTCGAATCAAAAGCTTCTCCAAAAGAAACAGTGAGGACCGACAAAATTGCAAGCATCGAAGAAGCGCAAAATCAGAATATTTTTGCATCGAGCAGGTTGATCGTACCTGAAGGAATGATACTGGGAAAATCTCCGCAGATGGCACAAATATTTCAAAAGATCCATTCCATTTTAGACAGCGACATCAGCGTTCTGCTCATTGGGGAGACTGGCACTGGAAAGGAATTGTTCGCAAAAATGATTCAGCTTTCCGGAAACCGCTCGCGCGGACCTTTCGTCGCAGTGAATTGCGCAGCCATTCCGGCTGATCTAATGGAGGCCGAGCTTTTTGGAATCGGGGAACGAGTTGCCACGGCTGTAAGTCAAAGAACCGGCAAGATCCCGTTAGCAGACAAAGGGACTCTGTTCCTGGATGAGCTGAGTGCGTTTCCGATTGAGCTTCAGGCTAAAATACTACGGGCCATTGAAGAAAAGGCGGTAACCCCGGTTGGGAAACATGTTCCGGCTAAAGTTGATTTCCGGCTCATCTGCGCCACAAATGAAGATCCCCAGGAATTGATCCGCTCAGGAAAATTAAGAGAAGATTTGTATCATCGAGTTGCGTCCTTAGAAATAATGATCCCTCCTTTGCGTGAAAGAAAAGAGGACCTGGGACTGATGATCATTGGACTGCTGCAACAGATTTGCAAGCGCGAGAAAAAGCAGATCGCGGGAATCAGCAAAAAACTTCTTTCTATCCTGACATCCTATTCCTATCCAGGTAACGTGAGGGAGTTAATCAATCTCCTGAATGCGATGGTCGCGATGGCCCATCCTGGCGAGATGCTGGACCTCCATTTAGCGCCGGGAAAATTGGCACAAGAGCCGTCCCAATACGATGTGGTTCAGCCGGATGTTCTATCGCACAGCGAGGACTCGATTGACCTGCAAGATAAACTGGACGAGACCAGCAAATTATGGATTTTACGCGCTCTGAATCGACACGGTGGCAACCTGAGTGCAACAGCAAAATCGCTCCGAATCAGCCGCTTTGGTTTGCGGAAAATGATGAAGCGCTTGAATATCCATTCCAAGAAATGA